The Polynucleobacter necessarius genome window below encodes:
- a CDS encoding PTS sugar transporter subunit IIA, with protein sequence MAGIVIVAHTPVASAMLGFAEHTFGVVPERVRAVDIPPHEDTKASFERVLKAAYGVNTGNGVLILTDVMGATPANVASKLEALGPLSGLNAPVIVLAGLNLPMLMRCISHRGERLEELAQKSLAGGQNGILRLGTKVNQDK encoded by the coding sequence ATGGCTGGAATTGTGATTGTTGCCCATACGCCGGTTGCTAGCGCAATGCTAGGATTTGCGGAACATACTTTTGGAGTAGTGCCAGAGCGTGTGCGGGCGGTAGATATTCCCCCGCATGAGGATACTAAAGCGAGTTTTGAGCGTGTATTAAAAGCAGCTTATGGTGTTAATACGGGTAATGGCGTGCTGATTTTGACCGATGTCATGGGAGCAACACCCGCCAATGTAGCTTCAAAATTAGAAGCCCTTGGTCCTTTGTCTGGATTAAATGCGCCAGTCATCGTCTTAGCTGGATTGAATCTACCAATGTTGATGCGTTGCATCTCTCATCGTGGAGAGAGATTAGAGGAATTAGCTCAAAAGTCGCTCGCAGGTGGTCAAAATGGAATTTTGCGTCTTGGTACCAAAGTAAATCAAGATAAATAA